The following are from one region of the Mycolicibacterium helvum genome:
- a CDS encoding GAF domain-containing protein: MQGLSVPEPAVAVGEDPRTYARLMSAVYDATMSGHRAPARPRDVIGDSWRRMMSAGVDPDRRARPVVESGGLETLRRASGLMTVLEEISRGLESIVADGANILVVADSQGRVLWRSGSPAVLGNADRLGFIEGAHWAEGEVGTNAIGTALVSNRAVQVFSAEHFLRTHHSWTCAGAPIRDPRTGHVIGVVDVSGPAATVHPTTVALVDAVARLAESHLREQHDRILNRLRTVAAPILARIGAPALAVDPEGWVAAVDSLPLHHRILLPEDIAAGRVWIPALGICDVDVLPGGWLVRLTQDDEAPKLAQVCLDLTGVGGPSLAMTGQFGCWRNDISLRHAEILLILARDPRGRSAPELAADLYGDRTRVVTVRAELSRLRKQFAGLLAAQPYRFAGSIDVTVRYPADMSTLLPSSISPAVRAVRNTESNS; this comes from the coding sequence ATGCAAGGTCTGTCTGTGCCTGAACCCGCCGTCGCCGTCGGGGAGGATCCACGCACGTACGCGCGGCTGATGTCGGCTGTCTATGACGCGACGATGTCCGGCCACCGGGCACCGGCCCGGCCGCGGGACGTTATCGGCGATTCCTGGCGGCGGATGATGTCTGCCGGTGTCGACCCAGACCGCCGCGCGCGTCCGGTGGTGGAATCCGGCGGCCTGGAGACGCTGCGGCGGGCATCGGGACTGATGACTGTGCTCGAGGAGATCTCCCGCGGGCTGGAATCGATCGTCGCCGACGGCGCCAACATTCTCGTCGTTGCGGACTCCCAGGGGCGGGTGCTGTGGCGCTCCGGCTCGCCGGCGGTGCTGGGCAACGCCGACCGCCTCGGGTTCATCGAGGGTGCGCACTGGGCCGAAGGCGAGGTCGGCACCAACGCGATCGGCACCGCCCTGGTGTCCAACCGTGCCGTGCAGGTCTTCTCGGCCGAGCATTTCCTGCGCACCCACCACTCCTGGACCTGTGCCGGTGCCCCCATTCGCGACCCACGAACCGGACACGTGATCGGCGTCGTCGACGTATCCGGCCCCGCCGCGACCGTGCACCCCACGACGGTGGCATTGGTCGACGCAGTCGCCCGGCTGGCCGAGTCGCATCTGCGGGAGCAGCACGACCGCATTCTCAACCGGCTGCGGACCGTCGCGGCCCCGATTCTGGCCCGCATCGGCGCCCCCGCTCTGGCGGTCGATCCTGAGGGCTGGGTGGCGGCGGTCGACTCACTGCCGCTGCACCACCGCATCCTGCTGCCGGAGGACATCGCTGCGGGCCGGGTGTGGATCCCCGCCCTTGGTATCTGTGACGTCGACGTGCTTCCTGGCGGCTGGCTGGTTCGGCTCACCCAGGACGACGAGGCGCCAAAGCTGGCGCAGGTGTGCCTGGACCTGACCGGTGTGGGCGGGCCCTCGTTGGCTATGACGGGACAGTTCGGGTGCTGGCGCAACGATATTTCGTTGCGCCACGCCGAAATCCTGCTGATTCTGGCGCGGGATCCCCGCGGGCGGTCCGCCCCCGAACTGGCCGCCGATCTGTACGGCGACCGCACCCGAGTTGTCACCGTTCGCGCCGAACTATCGCGGCTGCGAAAACAATTCGCCGGACTGCTAGCCGCCCAGCCGTATCGTTTCGCCGGTTCTATCGACGTGACCGTGCGCTATCCCGCGGACATGTCGACGTTGTTGCCGTCGTCGATTTCACCAGCGGTTCGCGCTGTTCGTAACACCGAAAGTAACTCTTAG
- the adh gene encoding aldehyde dehydrogenase yields the protein MTVYARPGTGSAMAFQSRYENFIGGEWVAPVGGLYFENRTPVTGEVFCEVARSTEADVELALDAAHAAAPAWGKTSAAERALILNKIADRIEANLEKIAVAESWDNGKPVRETLNADIPLAVDHFRYFAGAIRAQEGSLSQIDEDTVAYHFHEPLGVVGQIIPWNFPILMAVWKLAPALAAGNAVVLKPAEQTPASVLYLMSLIADLLPAGVLNVVNGFGVEAGKPLASSNRIAKIAFTGETTTGRLIMQYASQNLIPVTLELGGKSPNIFFSDVMAANDDYQDKALEGFTMFALNQGEVCTCPSRSLIQADIYDEFLAMAAIRTKAVRQGDPLDTETMIGAQASNDQLEKILSYIEIGKSEGAKVMTGGERAELGGDLSGGYYVQPTIFTGNNAMRIFQEEIFGPVVAVTAFTDYDDAIGIANDTLYGLGAGVWSRDGNTAYRAGRDIKAGRVWTNCYHQYPAHAAFGGYKQSGIGRENHLMMLDHYQQTKNLLVSYSNKAQGFF from the coding sequence ATGACTGTTTACGCCCGCCCCGGCACGGGCTCGGCCATGGCATTCCAGTCCCGCTATGAGAATTTCATTGGTGGTGAGTGGGTTGCGCCGGTGGGGGGTTTGTATTTTGAGAATCGGACGCCGGTGACCGGCGAGGTGTTTTGTGAGGTGGCCCGGTCCACTGAGGCTGATGTCGAGCTGGCTCTGGATGCCGCGCACGCCGCCGCACCGGCCTGGGGCAAGACCTCGGCCGCCGAACGCGCGCTGATCCTCAACAAGATCGCTGATCGTATCGAAGCCAATCTGGAGAAGATCGCCGTCGCTGAATCCTGGGATAACGGTAAGCCGGTTCGGGAAACGCTGAATGCTGATATTCCGTTGGCGGTGGATCATTTTCGGTATTTCGCCGGGGCGATCCGCGCCCAAGAAGGCTCCCTCTCGCAGATCGATGAGGACACCGTCGCCTATCACTTTCATGAGCCGTTGGGGGTGGTGGGGCAGATCATCCCGTGGAATTTCCCGATCCTGATGGCGGTGTGGAAGTTGGCGCCGGCGTTGGCGGCCGGTAATGCGGTGGTGCTTAAGCCTGCCGAGCAGACTCCGGCGTCGGTGCTGTATTTGATGTCGTTGATCGCTGATCTGTTGCCCGCTGGTGTTCTCAACGTGGTTAATGGGTTTGGTGTGGAGGCCGGTAAGCCGTTGGCGTCCTCGAATCGGATCGCCAAGATCGCGTTCACTGGGGAGACCACCACCGGGCGGTTGATCATGCAGTACGCCTCGCAGAATCTGATCCCGGTCACGTTGGAGTTGGGTGGTAAGAGTCCCAACATCTTCTTCTCCGATGTGATGGCTGCCAACGACGACTATCAGGACAAGGCGTTGGAGGGCTTCACGATGTTCGCCCTCAACCAGGGCGAAGTGTGCACCTGCCCGTCGCGCAGCTTGATTCAGGCCGATATTTATGACGAGTTCCTGGCGATGGCCGCCATCCGCACCAAGGCCGTGCGGCAGGGTGATCCGTTGGACACCGAGACGATGATCGGGGCGCAGGCCTCTAATGATCAGCTGGAAAAGATCCTGTCGTATATCGAGATCGGCAAAAGCGAGGGCGCCAAGGTGATGACCGGCGGTGAGCGTGCCGAGCTTGGTGGTGATCTCAGTGGCGGTTACTACGTGCAGCCGACGATCTTCACCGGCAACAACGCCATGCGGATCTTCCAGGAAGAGATCTTCGGCCCCGTCGTGGCGGTCACCGCGTTCACGGACTACGACGACGCCATCGGCATCGCCAACGACACCCTCTACGGGCTGGGTGCGGGGGTGTGGAGCCGCGACGGCAACACCGCCTACCGCGCCGGCCGCGATATCAAGGCCGGCCGGGTGTGGACCAACTGCTACCACCAGTACCCCGCGCACGCGGCCTTCGGTGGTTACAAGCAGTCCGGCATCGGCCGGGAGAACCACCTGATGATGCTGGATCACTACCAACAGACCAAGAACCTGCTCGTCTCCTACTCCAACAAGGCCCAAGGCTTCTTCTGA
- a CDS encoding NAD(P)/FAD-dependent oxidoreductase produces the protein MTTTLEPQTTDDVTPQQRVDAWLADFEAALAARDIDRATAKFATDSFWRDLVSFTWNIKTVEGRDQIAGMLAARLADTAPSGFRTREAPTAEGDVTSAFIEFETAAGRGTGHLRLKGDQAWTLLTALQELKGFEEAKGSSRVMGAVHGSDPDPRSWAEKRAQEETELGRTTQPYTLVIGGGQGGIALGARLRQLGVPAIVVDRHERPGDQWRKRYKSLCLHDPVWYDHLPYLPFPQNWPVFAPKDKIGDWLEFYTRVMEVPYWSKTTCLSASFDESAHRWTVEIDRDGERLTLYPAQLVLATGMSGKPSVPTLPGQDVFAGEQHHSSAHPGPDAYVGKKAVVIGSNNSAHDICKALYENGVDVTMVQRSSTHIVKSDTLMDIGLGDLYSERALAAGMTTEKADLTFASLPYRIMHEFQIPLYDQMRERDKEFYDRLEAAGFELDWGSDGSGLFMKYLRRGSGYYIDVGACDLVADGKIKLAHGQVDRLTEHSVVLTDGTELPADVVVYATGYGSMNGWAADLIGQDVADKVGKVWGLGSDTPKDPGPWEGEQRNMWKPTQQENLWFHGGNLHQSRHYSLYLALQLKARYEGIPTPVYGLQEVHHVS, from the coding sequence ATGACTACCACTCTCGAACCTCAGACCACCGACGACGTGACGCCGCAGCAGCGGGTCGACGCGTGGCTCGCCGACTTCGAGGCGGCACTGGCTGCTCGCGACATCGACCGGGCCACCGCCAAATTCGCCACCGACAGCTTCTGGCGCGACCTCGTGTCCTTCACCTGGAACATCAAGACCGTCGAGGGCCGCGATCAGATCGCCGGCATGCTGGCCGCGCGGTTGGCCGACACCGCCCCGTCGGGGTTCCGCACCCGTGAGGCGCCGACCGCCGAAGGTGATGTGACCTCGGCGTTCATCGAATTCGAAACCGCGGCCGGGCGCGGGACCGGGCATCTACGACTCAAGGGTGACCAGGCCTGGACGTTGTTGACCGCACTGCAGGAGCTGAAGGGGTTCGAGGAGGCCAAGGGGTCCAGTCGGGTGATGGGCGCTGTGCACGGTAGCGACCCTGATCCCCGGTCGTGGGCCGAGAAACGCGCCCAAGAGGAAACCGAGCTGGGCCGGACCACCCAGCCCTACACACTGGTGATCGGTGGCGGTCAGGGCGGGATCGCGCTGGGCGCGCGACTGCGCCAACTCGGGGTGCCTGCCATCGTCGTCGACCGCCACGAGCGGCCCGGAGACCAGTGGCGCAAGCGATACAAGTCGCTGTGCCTACACGACCCGGTCTGGTATGACCACCTGCCCTATCTGCCGTTCCCGCAGAACTGGCCGGTATTCGCGCCGAAGGACAAGATCGGCGATTGGCTGGAGTTCTACACCCGGGTCATGGAAGTGCCGTACTGGTCGAAAACAACCTGCCTGTCGGCCTCCTTCGACGAGTCGGCTCACCGCTGGACAGTCGAAATCGATCGCGACGGTGAGCGGTTGACGCTGTATCCGGCCCAACTGGTGCTGGCCACCGGCATGTCGGGTAAGCCGAGCGTTCCCACCTTGCCGGGCCAGGACGTCTTCGCCGGCGAACAGCACCACTCCAGCGCCCATCCCGGGCCCGACGCGTATGTGGGCAAGAAGGCCGTGGTGATCGGCTCGAACAACTCGGCGCACGACATCTGCAAGGCGCTCTACGAGAACGGCGTCGACGTGACGATGGTGCAGCGGTCCTCGACGCACATCGTCAAGTCGGACACCCTGATGGACATCGGCCTTGGTGACCTCTACTCCGAACGCGCGCTGGCGGCGGGGATGACCACCGAGAAAGCCGACCTGACGTTCGCGTCGCTGCCCTATCGGATCATGCACGAGTTCCAGATCCCGTTGTACGACCAGATGCGTGAACGCGACAAAGAGTTCTACGACCGGCTCGAGGCGGCCGGATTCGAATTAGACTGGGGCTCAGACGGTTCGGGGCTGTTCATGAAGTACCTGCGCCGCGGTTCGGGCTACTACATCGACGTCGGTGCCTGCGATTTGGTGGCCGACGGCAAGATCAAGCTGGCCCACGGTCAGGTCGATCGGCTCACCGAACATTCGGTGGTGCTGACCGACGGCACCGAACTGCCGGCCGATGTGGTGGTGTACGCGACCGGATACGGATCGATGAACGGCTGGGCAGCCGACCTGATCGGCCAGGACGTGGCCGACAAGGTCGGCAAGGTGTGGGGTCTGGGTTCGGACACCCCGAAAGACCCCGGACCATGGGAGGGCGAG
- a CDS encoding acetoin reductase has protein sequence MTLHGGVALVTGAARGIGRGIALRLARDGADIALVDVQPDGLAAVADEITEIGCKATIFVADVSEREEVFAAVDHAAATLGGFDIMVNNAGIALVGPIADVTPRQIERLWAINVNGVLWGTQAAVAKFKQLKNKDQGKISRVINASSIAGHDGFAMLGPYSASKFAVRALTQAAAKEHAVDGVTVNAYCPGVVGTDMWVEIDKRFAELTGAAEGETYDKFVGGIALGRAETPDDVAGFVSYLAGPDADYMTGQAGLIDGGLVYR, from the coding sequence ATGACTCTGCACGGAGGGGTCGCTCTGGTCACCGGTGCGGCACGAGGCATCGGACGCGGCATCGCGTTGCGGCTCGCTCGGGACGGCGCCGATATCGCTCTGGTGGATGTGCAGCCTGACGGTCTCGCTGCCGTCGCCGACGAGATCACCGAAATCGGCTGCAAAGCAACCATCTTCGTGGCCGACGTGAGCGAACGTGAAGAGGTATTCGCCGCCGTCGACCATGCCGCCGCCACTCTGGGCGGCTTCGACATCATGGTCAACAATGCCGGCATCGCCCTCGTCGGCCCGATCGCCGATGTCACCCCTCGGCAGATCGAGAGGCTCTGGGCGATCAACGTCAACGGCGTGCTGTGGGGCACTCAAGCCGCCGTGGCCAAGTTCAAGCAACTCAAGAACAAAGATCAGGGAAAGATCAGCCGAGTTATCAACGCCTCGTCAATCGCCGGACACGACGGCTTCGCGATGCTCGGGCCGTACAGCGCATCCAAGTTCGCTGTGCGTGCGCTGACCCAGGCCGCCGCCAAGGAACACGCCGTTGACGGCGTCACCGTCAACGCATACTGCCCCGGCGTCGTCGGCACCGACATGTGGGTGGAAATCGACAAACGATTCGCCGAGTTGACCGGGGCGGCCGAGGGCGAGACCTACGACAAGTTCGTCGGCGGCATCGCGCTGGGCCGCGCTGAAACCCCCGACGACGTCGCCGGGTTCGTCTCGTATCTGGCCGGGCCGGACGCCGATTACATGACCGGACAAGCCGGGCTCATCGACGGCGGTCTGGTTTACCGCTGA
- a CDS encoding 2,3-butanediol dehydrogenase: MRAAVYYGPNKVEIDDVAEPEATPGTVKLKVGFNGICGTDLHEYYAGPIFVPTAPHPLTHQQLPLTIGHEFSGTITAVGDGVTGWAVGDRVAVEPIYKCDHCAPCLAGNYNVCQQIGFHGLMSDGGMAEYTVVPTSMLHKLPDNVSLELGALVEPMSVAYHAATLGDVRPGDTAMVFGAGPIGIGLWFALRGKGLDDVFVVEPSPTRRAAIEALGAATLDPAALDVPGFIAEHTAGDGADAVFDAAGVTPAVATALACVGSRKPMVSVAIYEKPLETPLLNLVMNESRIQGSLCYTGADFEAVIALMAKGAYDTTGWVTTIPLDDVIDEGFEALHAGTKMKVLVDPNGES; the protein is encoded by the coding sequence ATGAGAGCAGCTGTCTATTACGGACCCAACAAGGTCGAGATCGATGACGTCGCCGAACCCGAGGCCACCCCGGGGACGGTCAAGCTCAAGGTGGGCTTCAACGGCATCTGCGGCACCGACCTGCACGAGTACTACGCCGGGCCGATCTTCGTCCCCACCGCGCCGCACCCGCTTACTCATCAACAGCTGCCGCTGACAATCGGCCACGAATTCTCCGGGACCATCACCGCCGTGGGCGACGGCGTCACCGGATGGGCGGTGGGAGACCGCGTCGCCGTCGAACCGATCTACAAATGCGACCACTGCGCACCGTGCCTGGCCGGCAACTACAACGTGTGTCAACAGATCGGCTTCCACGGCCTGATGTCCGACGGCGGCATGGCTGAGTACACGGTGGTGCCGACTTCCATGCTGCACAAGCTGCCCGACAACGTCTCACTCGAGCTCGGGGCCCTCGTCGAACCGATGTCGGTGGCCTACCACGCCGCCACCCTCGGCGACGTCCGTCCCGGCGACACCGCCATGGTCTTCGGTGCCGGGCCGATCGGGATCGGTCTGTGGTTCGCGTTGCGCGGCAAGGGACTTGACGACGTTTTCGTCGTTGAACCGTCCCCGACCCGGCGCGCGGCCATCGAGGCGCTCGGCGCCGCGACGCTGGACCCTGCCGCGCTCGACGTCCCCGGCTTCATCGCCGAGCACACCGCCGGCGACGGCGCCGATGCGGTGTTCGACGCTGCCGGTGTCACCCCGGCTGTTGCGACGGCGCTGGCCTGCGTGGGTTCACGCAAGCCGATGGTCAGCGTGGCGATCTACGAAAAGCCCTTGGAAACACCGCTTCTCAATCTGGTCATGAACGAGAGTCGCATCCAGGGGTCATTGTGCTACACGGGTGCAGACTTCGAGGCCGTCATCGCCCTGATGGCCAAGGGTGCCTACGACACCACTGGGTGGGTCACTACGATCCCCCTCGACGACGTGATCGACGAGGGCTTCGAGGCGCTGCACGCCGGCACGAAGATGAAAGTCCTGGTTGACCCGAACGGAGAATCATGA